A genomic segment from Estrella lausannensis encodes:
- a CDS encoding glycosyltransferase family 2 protein, producing the protein MENLKNISVTILVKNGERYLTDVLEATKDFGQVVVYDNGSLDKSKEIAASFPNVLLLEGPFFGFGPTHNLVSEKADHDWIFSLDCDEVMPRELVKELDNLALDKDTVYAVSRKNYFQGKWIRWCGWHPDFQYRLYHRQKTSFTEAAVHESVKTEGLKIVRLRSSLIHYPYQTYSDFLQKMQHYTELFAKERMGKVSSSKGKALRHGLFAFFKSYVLKRGFLGGFQGFYISLYNAETAFYKYLKLEEKNRELLK; encoded by the coding sequence ATGGAAAACTTAAAAAATATCAGTGTTACCATTTTAGTCAAAAATGGCGAAAGATATCTAACCGATGTTTTGGAGGCGACCAAGGATTTTGGGCAGGTCGTTGTCTACGACAACGGCTCTTTGGACAAATCCAAGGAGATCGCCGCGAGTTTTCCCAATGTACTCCTGCTGGAAGGTCCCTTTTTCGGATTCGGCCCCACACATAACCTAGTTTCTGAAAAAGCGGATCACGACTGGATATTTTCTCTCGATTGCGATGAGGTGATGCCGCGGGAGTTGGTTAAAGAGCTGGATAACTTAGCCCTTGACAAAGACACTGTCTATGCGGTTTCAAGAAAAAACTATTTCCAGGGAAAATGGATCCGCTGGTGCGGCTGGCACCCCGATTTTCAATACCGCCTCTATCACCGGCAAAAAACGTCCTTCACCGAAGCGGCTGTTCACGAAAGCGTGAAGACCGAAGGCTTGAAAATCGTCCGCCTCCGCTCCTCTCTCATACACTACCCCTATCAGACTTACTCCGATTTTTTGCAGAAAATGCAGCATTATACGGAGCTATTTGCCAAAGAACGCATGGGAAAAGTCTCCAGCTCGAAAGGAAAAGCTCTCCGGCACGGCCTCTTCGCGTTTTTTAAAAGCTATGTCCTTAAAAGAGGTTTTTTAGGCGGGTTCCAAGGTTTTTATATTTCACTCTATAACGCCGAAACAGCATTCTACAAGTATCTGAAACTGGAAGAGAAAAACCGGGAACTGCTTAAGTGA
- a CDS encoding YjbH domain-containing protein translates to MARTYHSKCVHYFKGSLSSALFIFFLTLFSTWNQKNFADADLLFDDLAIVDYWNRKVNQTFPVHYNALLEGGLFTMPTARVGDDGEMALGYAWLDPYCIYSARAMIHPNVEITMNYRVFRGIEDPVLSPFGFGDLSDKGANVKFAILKAEDSGYELPGIAIGFQDFLGTRAFKSRYLVFTKVFMEQAIELTFGIGQWRIRGLFGGISWMPFRSCDMPLQLNSLILSAEWDATPYESKKIEPHPDGRVKKSPINWGVKWRLYDMVDLSMSYIRGDALAFQASCYYNLGHTKGFVPKIEDPIPYQAPAIREPLGPLRPTGIFAAEIASAFQNHGFNTLSIRVERGPCKEKILRIEAINESWRLEPDARLRLAHLLGALAPSDFDRAVVVISDDLMAVHEYYFYLPYVRSYVAKEMGFIELSIATPLKEVSPPCFGQTIYQKKRDLFDAFLLPDFHSFFGSARGKFKYSLGVALALDGFLEGDIHYSCVLTHRLFADLEDIQDVDRLNPSQIINVRSDIISYFKQGGLQLEELYLNKVWNMGRGFYFEGAVGYFDRMYGGLFGEVLYYPVGSAFAIGLEGSVVKRRTTSGIGFSDKIRKLHGFTPEYVPFLGTQGFVNLYYDWAETQLQFGIKAGRFLAKDLGIRYEVSRYFDSGLRLTLWYTRTNGHDKINGETYYDKGVMISMPLDIFYTHSSRKRFSYGMSAWLRDVGQFVTLKEGLYERINDLRQN, encoded by the coding sequence ATGGCAAGAACCTATCACAGCAAATGCGTGCATTACTTTAAGGGTTCACTCTCATCGGCTCTTTTTATTTTTTTTCTCACGCTCTTTTCCACATGGAACCAAAAAAATTTCGCGGATGCCGACTTGCTGTTTGACGATCTGGCCATCGTCGATTACTGGAACAGGAAGGTCAACCAAACCTTTCCGGTCCACTACAACGCACTCCTGGAGGGCGGTTTATTCACCATGCCGACAGCACGGGTGGGAGACGATGGCGAAATGGCGCTCGGCTACGCCTGGCTTGATCCCTACTGCATCTATAGCGCGAGAGCCATGATCCACCCCAACGTGGAAATCACCATGAACTACCGGGTATTCAGAGGGATCGAGGACCCTGTGCTGAGCCCTTTTGGGTTCGGAGACCTCTCCGATAAGGGAGCCAACGTCAAATTTGCCATCCTTAAAGCGGAAGACTCCGGATATGAACTACCGGGGATTGCCATCGGCTTCCAAGATTTTTTAGGAACCAGGGCCTTTAAAAGCCGCTACCTCGTCTTCACGAAAGTTTTCATGGAACAGGCCATCGAGCTCACTTTCGGGATTGGTCAGTGGCGCATCCGAGGGCTTTTCGGAGGAATTTCATGGATGCCTTTTCGCTCATGCGATATGCCCCTCCAGCTCAATTCGCTCATTCTGTCGGCCGAATGGGACGCCACTCCCTATGAAAGCAAAAAAATCGAACCGCATCCGGATGGGCGTGTGAAAAAAAGCCCCATCAATTGGGGTGTTAAATGGCGCCTCTACGATATGGTCGACCTCTCCATGAGCTATATCCGCGGCGATGCTCTTGCCTTCCAGGCCTCTTGCTACTACAACCTTGGACACACCAAAGGCTTTGTTCCCAAAATCGAAGACCCGATACCTTACCAGGCGCCGGCTATCCGAGAACCCCTTGGCCCCTTGAGGCCGACGGGCATCTTTGCCGCGGAAATCGCATCGGCATTTCAAAACCACGGCTTCAACACGCTCAGCATCCGCGTGGAGCGTGGTCCCTGCAAAGAGAAAATTTTAAGAATCGAGGCCATCAATGAGTCTTGGAGGCTGGAACCCGACGCCAGATTGAGACTTGCCCATCTTCTCGGCGCATTGGCCCCTTCTGATTTCGATAGAGCAGTGGTCGTCATCAGTGACGACCTGATGGCTGTGCACGAATACTACTTCTACCTCCCCTACGTGCGGAGCTATGTAGCAAAAGAAATGGGATTTATAGAGCTCAGCATCGCAACCCCCCTTAAGGAAGTCTCACCGCCCTGCTTCGGACAGACAATCTACCAGAAAAAACGCGATCTGTTCGATGCCTTTCTCCTCCCCGATTTTCACTCCTTTTTCGGAAGCGCCCGGGGTAAATTTAAATACTCTCTGGGCGTTGCCCTTGCCCTGGACGGATTCTTAGAAGGCGATATCCATTACTCTTGCGTGCTGACACATCGCCTCTTTGCCGACTTGGAAGACATTCAAGATGTCGACCGGCTCAATCCCTCGCAAATCATCAACGTAAGAAGCGATATCATCAGCTACTTCAAGCAGGGAGGGCTGCAGCTTGAAGAGCTCTACCTCAATAAAGTATGGAACATGGGCCGGGGATTTTATTTTGAAGGAGCCGTGGGCTATTTTGACCGGATGTATGGGGGTCTATTTGGAGAGGTGCTCTACTACCCTGTCGGCAGCGCTTTTGCCATCGGATTGGAAGGCTCGGTCGTCAAACGAAGGACAACGAGCGGAATCGGCTTCAGCGACAAAATTCGCAAACTGCACGGCTTCACCCCTGAATATGTTCCCTTCTTAGGCACGCAAGGATTTGTAAACCTCTATTACGACTGGGCCGAGACCCAGCTGCAGTTCGGGATCAAAGCCGGAAGATTTCTGGCAAAAGATCTCGGTATCCGCTACGAAGTCTCGCGCTATTTCGACAGCGGGTTAAGGCTCACTCTTTGGTACACAAGAACCAACGGCCATGACAAAATCAACGGAGAGACCTACTACGACAAAGGGGTCATGATCTCCATGCCCCTCGATATTTTCTATACCCACTCTTCCAGGAAGCGCTTCTCCTATGGAATGTCCGCCTGGCTCCGCGACGTCGGACAGTTCGTCACCCTCAAGGAGGGCCTGTACGAACGTATTAACGACCTAAGACAAAATTAA
- the hemB gene encoding porphobilinogen synthase, which translates to MTQLLSKSASTQALNKLDMPSRPRRLRRSDAIRGLVQETRLHPRDLIVPLFIAPGDRRTDEITSMPGIFRLSLDHTLREIEALCTLGIRAVDLFAYVAQEMKDSRGSEALRPDNLLAESIRTIKKEFPEILVMADIALDPYTDHGHDGIVNASGDIVNDETVEVLSEMSLLAARAGVDVVAPSDMMDGRVASIRSALDQEGFEQVSILSYTAKYASSFYGPFRDALDSKPRFGNKKTYQMNPANVREALREAELDEAEGADMLLVKPALPYLDVIAKIKERTHLPVGAYHVSGEYAMVIAGERAGWIKGDDVFLESLTSIKRAGADFILTYAAKRVLPLIQ; encoded by the coding sequence ATGACGCAATTACTCAGCAAATCAGCATCAACACAAGCCTTGAACAAACTGGATATGCCTTCTCGTCCAAGAAGGCTCAGAAGATCGGATGCCATAAGAGGCCTTGTCCAGGAGACGCGGCTTCATCCGAGAGATCTGATTGTGCCTCTTTTTATAGCTCCCGGAGACAGGCGTACAGATGAGATCACCAGCATGCCGGGAATCTTCAGGCTCTCACTCGATCATACGCTAAGGGAGATTGAAGCGCTTTGCACTCTTGGCATCCGAGCGGTGGATCTCTTTGCGTATGTCGCGCAGGAGATGAAAGACAGCCGGGGGAGTGAAGCCCTGCGGCCGGATAACCTCTTGGCAGAGTCTATCCGCACCATCAAAAAGGAATTCCCTGAAATCCTTGTCATGGCCGATATCGCTCTCGATCCCTATACAGATCATGGTCACGATGGAATCGTCAACGCGTCCGGGGATATTGTTAATGATGAAACTGTCGAAGTTCTATCGGAAATGTCCTTGCTTGCCGCAAGAGCCGGTGTGGATGTGGTGGCTCCAAGCGATATGATGGATGGAAGAGTCGCCTCAATCCGATCGGCTTTGGACCAAGAAGGCTTTGAGCAGGTATCGATTCTTTCTTATACAGCGAAGTATGCCTCCAGTTTCTACGGTCCCTTCCGCGATGCGTTGGATTCAAAACCACGCTTCGGTAACAAAAAAACGTATCAGATGAACCCTGCCAATGTCAGGGAGGCTTTGAGAGAGGCTGAGCTGGATGAGGCCGAGGGTGCCGATATGCTTTTGGTTAAGCCGGCGCTGCCCTATCTCGATGTGATTGCCAAAATCAAGGAGAGGACTCATCTGCCTGTCGGAGCCTATCATGTCAGCGGCGAGTATGCCATGGTGATCGCGGGTGAAAGGGCGGGATGGATCAAAGGCGACGACGTCTTTTTAGAGTCGCTCACCTCCATCAAAAGAGCCGGAGCCGATTTCATTTTGACCTATGCCGCCAAGCGTGTTTTACCCCTGATCCAGTAG